One genomic segment of Rivularia sp. PCC 7116 includes these proteins:
- a CDS encoding cation:proton antiporter, producing the protein MQEDFRLIVDLVSVLAVAAGGGLFASLLGLPVLLGYLVGGMMVGPAGFGLIKEFIQIETLAQFGVAFLLFALGVEFSFAELNKVKKISLGGGGLQIILTIGVTALVSVGVGWVSSPVQGVFLGAILSLSSTAVVLKCLMERNETEAPHGQVMLGILVVQDLALGLMLAVLPALDQPVETLGVAVLMALLKIGLFAAGAVATGIWLIPPLLRLLAQTESRELFLLGVVALCLGIALLTEELGLSIEMGAFVAGLMISEVEYADQTLTYVEPLRDICASLFFAAIGMLIDPVFLWNNLELILGLVTLVFIGKFLIITPLVKIFRYPLKTALIAGLGLAQIGEFSFVLASEGQQLGLVSRSVYLLILGTTAVTLILTPFLLRLVPIIFDWAESMPWLKPYLNGEGKPLDVAEDLPIKDHVIVCGYGRVGKNLVKLLLFHKLPVVVIDQSERIIQQLREAKIPYVYGNCVSFHVLETAGVTQAKAIAIALPDPMSTRLSLRRSLELYPELNIVVRATNNKNIEALYQLGAREVVQPEFEASLEMVSFLLTDVGFSPATVQREIQEIRQRHYLDFRPEQSASEVARDLRRATADLNKRWYSLPMNSPLVGMTLEQADMRYLTGVSLMAIKRTNGLEIDYPDAKSTLEEGDKLLVVGSSEEIAALDEFASGKATVPGENSACQWVKLNTKSLILGKTLGELDIRQEYGVEIQAIRRDRKFIRYPNSKTKLQNRDQLLLCGRLTALNQLEELFSPKTDRAVLSIPVVKAAELEALRDYLPLDELRE; encoded by the coding sequence GTGCAGGAAGATTTTAGATTAATAGTTGATTTAGTTTCGGTTCTCGCTGTGGCTGCGGGTGGGGGACTGTTTGCTTCGCTTTTAGGTTTACCCGTTTTACTAGGGTATCTCGTAGGCGGCATGATGGTTGGGCCAGCCGGTTTCGGTTTAATCAAAGAGTTTATTCAAATTGAGACTTTAGCGCAGTTCGGTGTTGCTTTTTTGTTGTTTGCCCTGGGGGTAGAGTTTTCTTTTGCCGAACTCAACAAAGTTAAGAAAATAAGTTTGGGTGGTGGTGGTTTACAAATTATTTTAACTATCGGAGTTACTGCTCTGGTGTCGGTGGGAGTTGGCTGGGTAAGTTCGCCGGTTCAAGGTGTATTTCTGGGGGCGATTTTATCTTTGTCATCTACTGCGGTAGTTCTAAAATGCTTGATGGAGCGCAATGAAACAGAAGCTCCCCACGGACAGGTAATGTTGGGAATTTTGGTGGTACAGGATTTAGCATTGGGATTAATGCTAGCAGTATTACCTGCTCTCGATCAACCCGTGGAAACTCTTGGTGTTGCGGTACTGATGGCTCTGTTAAAGATTGGCTTGTTTGCAGCAGGTGCTGTTGCTACAGGTATATGGTTGATTCCGCCTTTATTGCGATTGCTGGCACAAACTGAAAGCCGGGAGTTGTTTTTGTTGGGTGTAGTAGCTTTATGTTTGGGAATTGCTTTATTAACAGAAGAACTAGGACTTTCCATTGAAATGGGCGCATTTGTCGCCGGTTTGATGATTTCCGAAGTGGAATACGCCGACCAAACTTTAACTTATGTTGAGCCATTGCGAGACATTTGCGCTAGTTTGTTCTTTGCTGCAATCGGAATGTTAATCGATCCAGTATTTTTATGGAACAATCTGGAATTAATTTTAGGATTAGTTACCTTGGTATTTATTGGTAAATTTTTAATCATTACTCCTTTAGTCAAAATATTCCGCTATCCGTTAAAAACTGCTTTGATTGCAGGCTTAGGACTTGCTCAAATTGGTGAATTTTCCTTTGTTCTGGCTAGCGAAGGGCAACAGCTAGGATTAGTGTCTCGCTCTGTATATTTACTTATTCTTGGAACTACAGCAGTCACATTAATCTTAACGCCCTTCCTATTGCGATTGGTGCCGATTATATTCGATTGGGCTGAATCAATGCCTTGGCTAAAGCCTTATCTTAATGGTGAAGGCAAACCCCTCGACGTTGCTGAAGACTTACCGATAAAAGACCATGTTATAGTTTGCGGTTACGGTAGAGTCGGTAAAAACTTAGTAAAACTGCTGCTTTTTCACAAACTCCCAGTTGTAGTTATAGACCAATCCGAAAGGATAATTCAACAATTACGGGAAGCTAAAATTCCTTATGTATACGGCAACTGCGTGAGTTTTCACGTCTTAGAAACAGCAGGAGTTACCCAAGCTAAAGCAATAGCGATCGCTCTCCCCGATCCTATGAGTACTCGTCTATCACTGCGGCGCAGTTTAGAATTATATCCAGAATTAAATATAGTAGTGCGCGCTACAAACAATAAAAATATTGAAGCACTATACCAACTAGGAGCGCGAGAAGTTGTACAGCCAGAATTTGAAGCTAGTTTAGAAATGGTTTCGTTTCTACTAACAGATGTTGGCTTCTCACCAGCAACAGTACAGCGAGAAATCCAGGAAATCCGCCAACGTCACTATTTAGATTTTCGTCCCGAACAATCAGCCTCCGAAGTAGCCCGCGATTTGCGACGAGCCACAGCCGATTTAAACAAACGCTGGTATTCCCTACCGATGAACTCGCCTTTGGTAGGAATGACTTTAGAACAAGCTGATATGCGCTACTTAACAGGAGTCAGTCTAATGGCAATTAAGCGCACCAACGGGTTAGAAATAGATTACCCCGACGCAAAAAGCACTTTAGAAGAAGGAGATAAGCTTTTAGTAGTTGGTTCATCCGAAGAAATAGCAGCCCTAGACGAATTCGCATCGGGGAAAGCAACAGTTCCCGGAGAAAACAGCGCCTGTCAATGGGTTAAACTCAACACAAAATCGCTAATTTTAGGAAAAACTTTGGGTGAATTGGACATCCGTCAAGAATATGGCGTAGAAATACAAGCAATTAGAAGAGACAGAAAATTTATTCGCTATCCCAACAGCAAAACCAAACTGCAAAACCGCGATCAATTATTATTGTGCGGTAGATTAACCGCTTTAAATCAACTAGAAGAATTATTTTCACCTAAAACCGATCGGGCAGTATTATCAATCCCAGTAGTCAAAGCCGCAGAATTAGAAGCTTTACGCGATTATTTACCGCTCGATGAGTTGAGGGAATGA
- a CDS encoding PAS domain S-box protein, producing MKETITVDKHVYEQMQAELISLRDRVKKLEDAYQKTEAQDVKCQTCNLSHNFADNVPGIIYNFQIQPNGNISFPYVSSGCQSIWEVSPEVVQQNPDILFDMIYPDDAAILQKIFIESAQNFQTWECEFRITTPSGKQKWLQSFSKPEKNTDGYIVWYGCIVDITQRKVTEANLRTIFDSVYDAIFIHDLDGNIIDVNQKMLQMYGVNYQEAINLSIATDYSSPDNPFEELPEIWRTVIAGKSKLFEWKAKHYTSGKIFDVEIFLRRINLNGRDLILANIRDISEYKQAEFKLKELNQELELRVRKRTQQLVDTELRLTRLTDNVPGMIYEFCLQADGNKSFNYVSDGCKLLWEIEPQQALENSDMLFELIHPQDIALVNQKIVDSAQTLQKWECEWRIITDSGKAKWLKGISEPRMEEDNSIIWCGCVIDITKEKISQEQVEQQQLFLQSIWEGVDYGIFVLEVLEAGKEFRFVDFNPAMAKNAPMAMASMLGKTVTEALPVEMAAIYNQRYRDCVTKGKTQYFEETFELNDIQTWWLIAVTPMRDIQNRIYKLIVTTTDITQRKQIELELSQKEEQYRHIFENVSDGLLINDLETGLLVKANPVACDMHGYSPSEFIGLHPTVFIDSDYHYLFQQFSQEIQQGKKFYAQAVDVRKDGSKLDVEIKGTSCTYNGKLHGLTVVRDISERKRNEIKLQKQTQELKKALGTLKRTQAQLVQSEKMSSIGQMVAGVAHEINNPTNFIHGNISPAIQYVEDLLKLLGLYQNCYPHPPEEIAAFIEDIELYFIQEDVIKLLESMQEGTRRIREIILSLRNFSRLDESEYKEVNIHSGIDSTLMILQNRLKEKPNSPEIEVIKKYALLPLVKCYPGQLNQVVMNILVNSIDALDEYNQKRSIESINNKPSQIKISTELISEQLSEQWIAIRIADNGLGIPQAFISKLFDPFFTTKDVGQGTGLGLSISYQIIVEKHGGKLYCNSKIGKGAEFVIEIPVSGR from the coding sequence ATGAAAGAAACTATTACCGTTGATAAACATGTATACGAACAAATGCAGGCAGAACTTATTTCACTGCGCGATCGAGTTAAAAAATTAGAAGATGCCTACCAGAAAACTGAAGCACAAGACGTAAAATGTCAGACTTGCAACTTATCACATAATTTTGCCGATAATGTTCCGGGGATAATTTACAACTTTCAGATTCAGCCAAACGGTAATATCTCTTTTCCTTACGTTTCCAGTGGATGTCAATCAATTTGGGAAGTTTCTCCAGAAGTGGTGCAACAAAATCCCGATATTTTATTTGACATGATTTATCCGGATGATGCAGCAATTTTACAAAAGATATTTATCGAATCTGCCCAAAATTTTCAAACATGGGAATGTGAATTTAGAATTACGACTCCTTCAGGTAAACAAAAGTGGTTGCAGAGCTTTTCTAAACCAGAAAAAAATACAGATGGTTATATTGTTTGGTATGGCTGTATAGTTGATATAACCCAAAGAAAGGTAACTGAAGCTAATTTACGCACTATATTTGATAGCGTGTATGATGCCATTTTTATCCACGATTTAGATGGCAACATTATTGATGTCAATCAAAAAATGCTGCAAATGTATGGAGTAAATTATCAGGAAGCTATTAACTTATCTATCGCAACAGATTACTCTAGCCCAGATAATCCTTTTGAAGAATTACCAGAAATTTGGCGAACAGTAATTGCAGGGAAAAGTAAACTTTTTGAATGGAAAGCTAAACATTATACTAGTGGAAAAATATTTGATGTTGAAATATTCTTACGTCGGATAAATTTAAATGGGCGAGATTTAATTTTAGCCAATATACGCGATATCAGCGAATATAAACAAGCAGAATTTAAACTAAAAGAGTTAAATCAAGAATTAGAACTGAGAGTCAGAAAACGTACTCAACAATTAGTTGATACAGAATTAAGATTAACTCGATTGACTGATAACGTACCGGGGATGATTTATGAATTTTGCCTGCAAGCTGACGGTAATAAATCCTTTAACTATGTTTCCGATGGGTGTAAGCTACTTTGGGAAATTGAACCGCAACAAGCATTAGAAAATTCGGATATGTTGTTTGAGCTAATTCATCCCCAAGATATAGCTTTAGTAAATCAAAAAATCGTCGATTCTGCTCAAACTCTTCAAAAATGGGAATGTGAATGGCGAATTATTACTGACTCTGGTAAAGCAAAGTGGTTGAAAGGTATTTCCGAACCAAGAATGGAAGAAGATAACTCTATTATCTGGTGTGGTTGCGTTATTGATATTACAAAAGAAAAAATATCTCAGGAGCAAGTAGAGCAACAACAACTGTTTTTACAAAGTATTTGGGAAGGTGTTGATTACGGTATCTTTGTTCTTGAAGTGTTAGAAGCTGGTAAAGAGTTTCGCTTTGTAGATTTTAATCCCGCAATGGCTAAAAATGCTCCTATGGCTATGGCTTCAATGCTGGGAAAAACAGTAACAGAAGCGCTACCTGTAGAAATGGCTGCGATTTACAATCAACGCTATCGTGATTGTGTAACTAAAGGTAAAACTCAGTATTTTGAAGAAACTTTTGAATTAAATGATATTCAAACATGGTGGCTAATAGCTGTTACTCCCATGCGAGACATACAAAATAGAATTTATAAGTTAATTGTTACTACTACAGATATTACCCAACGCAAGCAGATAGAACTAGAGTTAAGTCAAAAAGAAGAACAATATCGGCATATCTTTGAAAATGTTAGCGACGGGTTATTGATTAATGATTTGGAAACGGGTTTATTAGTCAAAGCTAACCCTGTTGCTTGTGATATGCATGGTTATTCGCCATCAGAATTTATCGGCTTACATCCGACAGTTTTTATCGATTCCGATTATCATTATTTATTTCAACAGTTCTCTCAAGAGATTCAACAAGGAAAGAAGTTTTATGCTCAAGCAGTTGATGTACGTAAAGATGGTTCAAAATTGGATGTTGAAATAAAAGGAACAAGCTGCACTTATAACGGTAAACTTCACGGGTTAACCGTAGTTAGAGATATTAGCGAAAGAAAACGCAACGAAATTAAACTCCAAAAACAAACCCAAGAATTAAAAAAGGCTTTGGGTACCTTAAAACGTACTCAAGCTCAATTAGTGCAAAGCGAAAAAATGTCTTCTATTGGACAGATGGTTGCAGGAGTTGCTCATGAAATTAATAATCCAACAAACTTTATTCACGGCAATATTAGTCCTGCAATTCAATATGTCGAAGATTTATTAAAATTACTCGGATTATATCAAAACTGCTATCCTCACCCCCCAGAAGAAATTGCAGCCTTTATTGAAGACATAGAATTATATTTTATTCAAGAAGATGTCATTAAGCTACTCGAATCTATGCAAGAAGGGACGAGAAGAATTAGGGAAATTATTTTATCTTTACGCAATTTTTCACGTTTAGACGAGTCAGAATACAAGGAAGTTAACATTCATTCGGGAATTGATTCGACTTTAATGATTTTACAAAATCGTCTTAAGGAAAAACCTAATTCTCCGGAAATAGAAGTTATTAAAAAATATGCACTTCTTCCCTTAGTTAAATGCTATCCCGGACAGTTAAATCAAGTCGTAATGAATATTTTAGTTAATTCTATTGATGCTTTGGACGAATACAATCAAAAACGCAGCATAGAATCGATTAATAACAAGCCCAGTCAAATAAAAATTAGTACAGAACTTATATCTGAACAATTATCCGAGCAATGGATAGCGATTCGTATTGCTGACAATGGATTAGGAATTCCCCAAGCTTTTATTTCCAAATTGTTTGACCCATTTTTTACCACTAAAGATGTCGGACAAGGAACCGGGCTAGGGCTATCTATTAGCTACCAAATTATTGTCGAAAAACACGGTGGTAAACTTTATTGCAATTCTAAAATTGGCAAAGGTGCAGAATTCGTAATTGAAATTCCCGTATCGGGGAGATGA
- a CDS encoding deoxyribodipyrimidine photo-lyase, which translates to MNILWFRRDLRLSDNESVFKAVANNAEVLPCFIIDPWFFEWKDVGKARVRFLFECLENLDVNLQEIGSKLFIFEGNSVDVIQNITKELIQKSYQPKLYFNRDVQVEYGVTRDKLIIDFYQQQNLECYIGLSNFIQPQECREEWFNEYYTYQRNSLYPAPTDINTPKISFKSPQLTVKELKQKYSVFWETDKIYFPGGETEATAVLNSFLSSRFKGYHWKVSRPWMAQKRATSHLSPHLAFGTVSTRMVYQKTKKRAEELEKQPKAGFSLKAFRDRLRWHDSFTQRLYSHPEIAYTNRFPEFDEYYQPDELTPEKQELFEAWCEGMTGFPMVDASMRQLKRMGWMNFRMRAMCATFLTINCGISWHHGAKHFMNCLVDGDLAINNWQWQMQAGITNPLSDTFRIYNPTKNLQDKDPELNFIYHWIEELRGYSLPEIIAGEYINYSYYPQPIVDWSQTRKVNGKIVSNLRKKVKARLISEKGEEYYNATATKRTVEKYRESKDRQYREAQDKQAKILNENG; encoded by the coding sequence ATGAACATACTTTGGTTTCGTAGAGATTTACGTTTGAGTGATAATGAAAGCGTCTTTAAAGCAGTTGCTAATAACGCTGAAGTATTGCCATGCTTTATTATCGATCCTTGGTTTTTTGAATGGAAGGATGTTGGTAAAGCGCGAGTTAGATTTTTGTTTGAATGTTTAGAAAATTTAGATGTTAACCTGCAAGAAATAGGAAGTAAGCTATTTATATTTGAAGGTAACTCGGTAGATGTTATACAAAATATTACCAAAGAACTCATACAGAAATCCTATCAGCCAAAACTGTATTTTAACCGCGACGTGCAAGTTGAATATGGAGTTACAAGAGATAAATTAATTATCGATTTTTATCAACAACAAAATTTAGAATGCTATATCGGTTTAAGTAACTTTATTCAACCGCAGGAATGTCGCGAAGAATGGTTTAACGAATACTATACTTATCAACGGAATTCCTTGTATCCAGCCCCAACTGATATTAATACACCAAAAATATCTTTCAAGTCTCCCCAACTAACAGTCAAAGAATTAAAACAGAAGTATAGCGTTTTTTGGGAAACAGATAAAATATATTTTCCTGGTGGAGAAACAGAAGCAACAGCAGTATTAAACTCATTTCTCTCTAGCAGGTTTAAAGGATATCATTGGAAAGTTTCTCGCCCTTGGATGGCGCAAAAAAGAGCTACATCACACCTTTCTCCTCATCTTGCTTTCGGCACTGTTTCTACAAGGATGGTGTATCAAAAAACAAAAAAACGTGCCGAGGAACTAGAAAAACAGCCCAAAGCGGGATTTTCTTTAAAAGCGTTTCGCGATAGATTGCGATGGCATGATAGTTTTACGCAACGCCTGTACTCGCATCCAGAAATTGCTTATACTAATCGTTTTCCGGAATTTGACGAATATTATCAGCCAGATGAATTAACACCCGAAAAGCAAGAACTTTTTGAGGCTTGGTGTGAAGGCATGACAGGCTTCCCAATGGTAGATGCAAGTATGCGTCAATTAAAAAGAATGGGTTGGATGAACTTCCGAATGCGGGCAATGTGTGCGACTTTTTTAACAATCAATTGCGGTATTTCTTGGCATCATGGAGCCAAGCATTTTATGAATTGCTTGGTAGATGGAGATTTAGCTATTAATAATTGGCAGTGGCAAATGCAAGCTGGAATTACCAATCCTCTGAGCGATACTTTTCGTATTTATAATCCTACTAAGAATTTACAAGATAAAGACCCAGAATTAAACTTTATCTACCATTGGATTGAAGAATTAAGAGGTTATAGCTTACCAGAAATCATCGCTGGAGAATATATTAATTACAGCTACTATCCGCAACCAATAGTTGATTGGTCGCAAACACGTAAAGTTAATGGTAAAATTGTTTCCAATTTACGTAAGAAAGTCAAAGCAAGATTAATTTCTGAAAAAGGGGAAGAATACTACAATGCAACAGCGACAAAGCGAACAGTAGAAAAGTATCGTGAATCCAAAGATAGACAATATCGCGAAGCTCAAGATAAACAAGCAAAAATTTTAAATGAAAACGGTTAA
- a CDS encoding RNA-binding S4 domain-containing protein — translation MIKLDQFLKLLGIVQTGGQAKHLIVDGAVKVNGILETRRGRKLVTGDKITIENQTFEVGELNE, via the coding sequence ATGATAAAACTCGACCAATTTTTAAAATTATTAGGTATCGTACAAACCGGCGGACAAGCAAAGCATTTAATTGTCGATGGTGCTGTCAAAGTCAACGGTATTCTAGAAACTCGTCGTGGAAGAAAGTTAGTTACTGGTGATAAAATAACAATAGAAAATCAAACTTTTGAAGTTGGTGAGTTAAACGAATGA
- a CDS encoding PAS domain S-box protein yields the protein MPHQLSVVKDLSDIQSVLKFNSIDAAILDLPLRSIQDFDSISLVRSQLSNTAIVVLSENEDEAALQKAIRFGADEVTVINDRSNSHVRRAIISAIERRKKFDDGKIQESENAKWRFLSEATFEGIILHDRGIILDVNHTLAQMTGYEVEELIGKNGYELVTSESQALISQNILSGNESPYQVTAKRKDGSTFLAEIQGKTISNLSQNIRVAAVRDITERNRVETALQKKENLLKNQSKILIKLASSRTFAQGDISESVREIIQTAGLNLDVKQVGVWLYNQELSELKNIDLYSYEDNSHLKSITLRKPDYPNYFAALDLGINYLDNIAETNVAQELFKFYIATFGTTSVLNVPVWLRGNIAGIVCFIYSHDNLNTWHQCKSEEKSFASSIADFVTFAIEASKTKAEQKILQQSEAQFKAIFERSSMGICLVDIRGRIVNVNPALCRMLEYNFNELHGESFANYLCFENNDVENYKQLMLGNIEGLEIERQLLHKKNKKIWTHLSISLIARPNGKPKFFLAIVEDISERKETELQLRESKEAAEVGSRAKSEFLATMSHELRTPLNAIMGLSQLLQQEIVGSMNDKQREYIDCIYSSGVHLLSLINDILDLSKVEAGKENLSLFPLQVEDLCKYVISTVRELAENKGLELTYAIDKRADSCVADERRIKQMLLNLLTNAIKFTSEGKVSLQVIKLPEGIAFRVSDTGIGIKSHHFEYLFEPFKQLDSRLNRQYEGTGLGLALTRKLARLHGGDVTVESTPEKGSRFTLFIPDSEFDEEKEMNKWEAKVHYLDNDIGDRNNLNNKRIVLVEDDEHTGRLLQDYLQTIGYQVEWILDGKSFLEKVRIFQPHLILLDIQLGNFNGLDLLAALRKLPALEGTIVIVMTPSKDDNSRNKFIQAGANDFVSKPIGIVKLESILMQYFT from the coding sequence ATGCCTCATCAATTGAGTGTAGTAAAGGATTTGTCTGATATTCAGTCGGTATTGAAGTTTAATTCCATTGACGCGGCTATTTTAGATTTACCTTTGAGGAGTATTCAAGATTTTGACAGTATTTCCTTAGTTCGTTCGCAGCTAAGTAATACTGCAATTGTGGTGTTGAGTGAAAATGAAGACGAAGCAGCTTTACAAAAAGCTATTAGGTTTGGAGCAGATGAAGTAACGGTAATAAATGATCGCAGCAATAGTCATGTGAGACGGGCAATAATATCTGCAATCGAGAGACGGAAAAAGTTTGATGATGGCAAGATACAAGAGAGTGAAAACGCGAAATGGCGTTTTTTGTCGGAAGCTACTTTTGAAGGCATAATACTACACGATAGAGGAATTATCTTAGATGTAAATCATACTTTAGCTCAGATGACGGGTTACGAAGTTGAAGAGTTAATTGGTAAAAACGGGTATGAATTAGTTACATCAGAATCGCAAGCATTAATTAGTCAAAATATTTTGAGTGGCAATGAAAGCCCGTATCAAGTTACCGCTAAAAGAAAAGATGGCTCTACATTCCTAGCAGAAATCCAAGGCAAAACAATTTCCAATCTTTCTCAGAATATACGTGTAGCAGCAGTTAGAGATATTACAGAACGCAATCGGGTAGAAACAGCTTTACAAAAAAAAGAAAATCTCTTAAAAAATCAAAGCAAAATTCTGATAAAACTAGCTAGCAGCAGAACTTTTGCTCAAGGAGATATAAGTGAATCTGTACGGGAAATAATACAAACTGCTGGGTTAAATTTAGATGTTAAACAAGTTGGCGTTTGGTTGTACAATCAAGAACTTTCTGAATTAAAAAATATAGATTTATATAGTTATGAAGATAACAGCCATTTAAAATCGATTACTTTAAGAAAACCAGACTACCCGAATTATTTTGCAGCTTTAGATTTAGGTATAAATTATTTAGATAATATTGCAGAAACAAATGTAGCTCAAGAGCTATTTAAATTTTATATTGCCACATTTGGTACCACATCTGTCTTAAATGTACCAGTTTGGCTTAGAGGTAATATAGCGGGTATAGTATGTTTTATATACAGTCATGACAATCTCAATACTTGGCATCAGTGCAAATCAGAAGAGAAAAGTTTTGCTAGTTCTATCGCAGATTTTGTTACATTCGCAATAGAAGCGAGCAAAACAAAAGCCGAACAAAAAATTTTGCAGCAGAGCGAAGCACAATTTAAGGCAATTTTTGAACGCTCTTCTATGGGCATCTGCTTAGTAGATATAAGAGGAAGAATTGTCAATGTAAATCCAGCGCTCTGTAGAATGCTCGAATATAATTTTAACGAGCTTCATGGCGAAAGTTTTGCAAACTATCTCTGTTTTGAAAACAATGACGTAGAAAATTACAAGCAATTGATGCTGGGCAACATTGAGGGTTTGGAAATTGAAAGACAGCTTTTACACAAAAAGAATAAGAAAATTTGGACTCATTTAAGCATTTCCTTGATTGCACGCCCTAACGGAAAGCCAAAATTTTTTCTTGCAATTGTCGAAGACATTAGCGAGCGTAAAGAAACGGAATTACAATTACGTGAAAGTAAAGAAGCGGCAGAAGTTGGCAGTAGAGCTAAAAGCGAATTTTTGGCAACTATGAGTCATGAATTAAGAACTCCTCTGAATGCAATTATGGGTTTATCGCAGTTGCTACAACAAGAAATAGTTGGCTCAATGAATGATAAACAAAGAGAGTATATCGATTGTATTTATAGCAGTGGAGTGCATTTATTATCATTAATCAATGATATTCTGGATTTGTCAAAAGTCGAAGCAGGAAAAGAAAATTTATCCTTGTTTCCTTTGCAAGTAGAAGATTTATGTAAATACGTTATCTCAACGGTACGAGAACTTGCTGAAAATAAAGGGTTGGAGTTAACCTATGCCATCGATAAAAGAGCAGATTCCTGTGTTGCGGATGAACGTAGAATCAAACAAATGTTATTGAATTTACTTACAAATGCAATTAAGTTTACTTCTGAAGGTAAAGTATCTTTACAAGTGATAAAGCTACCTGAAGGGATTGCATTTCGAGTCTCGGATACTGGTATCGGTATCAAATCGCATCATTTTGAATATTTATTTGAACCTTTCAAACAACTTGATTCTCGATTAAATCGTCAGTATGAGGGCACTGGTTTAGGTTTAGCTTTAACTCGCAAATTGGCTCGCTTGCACGGTGGAGATGTAACAGTTGAATCAACTCCTGAAAAAGGCAGTAGATTTACATTGTTTATTCCCGATAGTGAATTTGATGAAGAAAAGGAGATGAACAAATGGGAAGCAAAAGTTCATTATCTTGATAATGATATAGGTGATAGAAATAATCTAAATAATAAACGTATTGTCTTAGTAGAAGATGACGAACATACTGGTAGACTGCTGCAAGATTATTTACAAACAATAGGTTATCAAGTTGAGTGGATATTAGATGGGAAAAGTTTTTTAGAAAAAGTTCGTATTTTTCAACCGCATTTGATTTTACTAGATATTCAATTAGGAAATTTCAATGGCTTGGATTTGCTTGCAGCTTTGCGAAAACTTCCGGCTTTAGAAGGTACGATTGTGATAGTTATGACACCTAGCAAGGATGATAATTCAAGAAATAAATTTATTCAAGCTGGGGCAAATGATTTTGTAAGTAAACCAATTGGTATTGTCAAATTAGAATCAATTTTAATGCAATATTTCACATAG
- a CDS encoding cobalamin-binding protein, with protein MTKDSTRIISLIPSGTEILAALGLTKAIVGRSHECDFPPEILNLPVCTQARLNSNADSGEIHNQVNDLLQSALSIYQIKTDIFEQLQPTHIITQDQCDVCAVSFGEVENALKSLTNSSPQVISLQPDVLKDVWNDIKRVAQTFNVDSEPLLENLQHRIQIIDDKTQSLSTVNIPTVGCIEWTQPLMSASNWIPELVNYAGGKALFSSIGKPSQQFGWETFVEGNPDIIIFMPCGFDLNRTRTDAQLLTQKPEWMQLRAVKNDRVYITDGNSYFNRPGPRLVDSLEILAEIIHTEIFEYGYQGKAWEQLTVNS; from the coding sequence ATGACGAAAGACAGCACCAGAATAATTTCCTTGATTCCGAGCGGAACTGAAATATTAGCCGCCTTAGGTTTGACAAAAGCAATAGTCGGACGTTCCCATGAATGCGATTTTCCTCCTGAGATTCTAAACCTTCCCGTTTGCACTCAAGCTAGATTAAATAGTAATGCCGATAGCGGCGAAATTCACAATCAAGTTAACGATTTATTACAATCTGCTTTGAGTATTTATCAAATTAAAACAGATATTTTTGAGCAATTACAACCTACTCATATTATTACTCAAGACCAATGCGATGTTTGTGCTGTCAGTTTTGGAGAGGTGGAAAACGCTCTCAAAAGTCTGACTAATTCTTCTCCACAAGTCATTTCTCTACAGCCAGATGTTCTCAAAGATGTTTGGAACGATATTAAGCGAGTTGCTCAAACTTTTAATGTGGATTCCGAGCCGCTATTAGAAAACTTACAGCATCGAATTCAAATAATTGACGATAAAACTCAGTCACTTTCTACCGTCAATATTCCTACAGTCGGCTGTATTGAATGGACTCAACCTTTAATGAGTGCATCAAATTGGATTCCTGAATTGGTTAATTATGCCGGAGGAAAAGCTTTATTTAGTTCTATAGGTAAACCTTCCCAGCAATTTGGATGGGAAACTTTTGTAGAAGGCAATCCAGATATCATTATATTTATGCCTTGCGGTTTTGATTTGAATCGCACTCGCACCGATGCCCAGCTATTGACTCAAAAACCTGAATGGATGCAGCTGCGGGCAGTAAAAAATGATCGAGTTTATATTACAGACGGTAATTCTTACTTTAACCGTCCCGGACCGCGTTTAGTAGATTCCTTAGAAATTTTAGCAGAAATTATTCATACGGAAATCTTTGAATACGGTTATCAAGGTAAAGCTTGGGAACAGTTAACAGTGAACAGTTAA